Proteins encoded in a region of the Vicia villosa cultivar HV-30 ecotype Madison, WI linkage group LG5, Vvil1.0, whole genome shotgun sequence genome:
- the LOC131604970 gene encoding zinc finger BED domain-containing protein RICESLEEPER 2-like — protein sequence MDFLAPIDENDDVDLDLTIEQDCESVEPNSNVLGEPSKMKNTKRKPKSQVWKFFTMIEGLDNEGRQRAKCNACGTSYACGGKRYGTTSLKCHLEVCKKVNYGDVGQMMLDMQGKLKSLKVDNMVSREICARLIIKRDLPFKFAEFEELTAWLQYLNPDYIPITRNTAKADVVKIYKREKEKIKMEMANTPCRISLTSDLWTSVNIEGYINLTAHYVDKNWKLNSKILNFCHMPPPHTEGLKVASSALQKIRENIKHVKGSESRMVKFKQCIDMVGNIDVSSGLVTDVPTRWNSTYLMLKSALKYQRAFENLHCYDANYTSNPSKEERVRLEKMSRFLLPFYENTTLMSETSYPTSNLYFLQIWKIQRLLIDNQKDVDEVIKKMAESMIVKFEKYWDEYSVVLAFGAVLDPRMKLDSLGYCYKVIDPLNCQLKLENIKLKLYKLFAEYS from the exons ATGGATTTCTTAGCTCCAATTGATGAGAATGACGATGTGGATTTGGACCTAACTATTGAACAAGATTGTGAGTCGGTGGAACCTAATAGTAACGTGTTAGGGGAACCGAGTAAAATGAAGAACACTAAGAGAAAGCCGAAATCTCAGGTGTGGAAGTTTTTTACCATGATAGAAGGGTTGGATAACGAGGGAAGGCAAAGAGCAAAATGCAATGCATGTGGTACATCATATGCATGTGGAGGAAAACGATATGGGACAACTTCTCTAAAATGTCATCTTGAAGTTTGTAAGAAAGTAAATTATGGAGATGTTGGTCAGATGATGTTAGACATGCAAGGAAAGCTGAAATCATTAAAGGTTGATAATATGGTATCTCGTGAAATATGTGCTCGACTAATTATCAAGAGGGATCTTCCTTTTAAATTTGCCGAGTTTGAAGAGCTTACAGCTTGGCTTCAGTACTTGAATCCTGATTACATTCCTATCACTAGAAATACCGCCAAAGCTGATGTTGTGAAAATATACAAAAGGGAaaaggaaaagattaagatgGAAATGGCCAACACTCCTTGTAGGATTTCTCTAACTTCTGATTTGTGGACATCAGTTAATATTGAAGGCTATATTAATTTAACTGCTCATTATGTTGATAAAAATTGGAAGTTAAATAGTAAGATCCTCAACTTTTGTCACATGCCTCCTCCTCACACTG AGGGTCTTAAAGTAGCTTCTAGTGCTTTGCAAAAGATTAGGGAAAACATCAAACATGTGAAGGGTTCAGAGAGTAGGATGGTAAAATTTAAGCAATGCATTGATATGGTTGGCAACATTGATGTATCAAGTGGATTGGTTACAGATGTGCCTACAAGATGGAATTCAACATATTTGATGCTTAAAAGTGCTCTTAAATATCAACGTGCATTTGAGAACCTTCATTGTTATGATGCAAATTATACAAGTAATCCTTCAAAAGAAGAACGAGTGAGACTTGAAAAAATGAGTAGGTTCTTGTTGccattttatgaaaataccaCTTTGATGTCCGAAACAAGCTATCCCACTTCCAATTTGTACTTCTTGCAAATTTGGAAAATTCAACGTCTTTTGATAGACAACCAAAAAGATGTAGATGAAGTTATAAAAAAAATGGCTGAAAGCATGATTGTGAAGTTTGAGAAGTATTGGGATGAATATAGTGTTGTTCTTGCATTTGGTGCTGTCTTAGATCCAAGAATGAAGTTGGACTCATTGGGATATTGTTATAAAGTGATTGATCCACTAAATTGTCAATTGAAGTTGGAAAACATAAAGCTTAAATTGTACAAGTTATTTGCAGAATATtcttga
- the LOC131606833 gene encoding uncharacterized protein LOC131606833 has protein sequence MDTLSRIRLLSNCYTFQFPKTPALSPFPTAFSTPTHFVPPLRAARTTTTAPTTSTTTVSDVDEEVLQIFLKDRELNGDFVSRTSDLIWRMNSRNSGDYDVSELTDNNNSQQTEQIIETNSDGGFLKLSSTQEWLLGDNSAPINRKMTAKTIQDNRARLKKLEALKYQSLKRELLLLSVGIGLACSGYCLVVFSVQAALSYAVGVLFSCLYLQLLYQHADNISSENVPQIFMKKKSKKIGIRSEDLNDFFERTIRGSGISLSSPRLVIPAAIYGLWALSHQSFTNDLFDFQLVPAMVGMFVYKAAALVQVYRDNKELGFEFPEDY, from the exons ATGGATACTCTTTCCAGGATTAGACTCCTCTCCAATTGTTACACTTTTCAGTTCCCCAAAACCCCCGCATTATCTCCTTTCCCAACTGCTTTTTCCACACCCACACATTTTGTGCCACCACTAAGAGCTGCTCGCACCACCACCACCGCCCCCACCACTTCAACCACTACAG TGAGTGATGTGGACGAGGAAGTCTTGCAAATATTTTTGAAGGATAGAGAATTAAACGGGGATTTTGTATCAAGAACTTCTGATTTAATATGGCGAATGAACTCCAGAAACTCTGGTGATTATGATGTTAGTGAGCTCACCGACAACAACAATTCTCAACAAACAGAACAG ATCATAGAGACTAACAGTGATGGCGGATTTTTGAAACTTTCAAGTACCCAAGAGTGGTTATTAGGTGACAATTCTGCACCAATAAACAGGAAGATGACTGCCAAG ACAATCCAAGACAACAGAGCAAGACTCAAGAAACTAGAGGCACTCAAATATCAATCT CTCAAGAGAGAATTACTACTTCTCTCCGTGGGTATTGGATTGGCTTGTAGTGGATATTGCTTGGTAGTTTTTTCTGTACAG GCTGCTTTAAGTTATGCGGTTGGAGTCCTTTTCAG TTGCTTGTACCTTCAGCTCTTGTATCAACACGCGGACAACATATCAAGTGAAAATGTTCCTCAAATATTCATGAAAAAGAAGTCGAAAAA AATTGGTATAAGAAGCGAGGACCTCAATGATTTTTTTGAGAGAACGATCAGGGGTAGCGGTATATCACTTTCATCTCCAAGGCTCGTGATCCCAGCAGCAATTTACGGACTTTGGGCTTTGTCTCATCAGTCTTTTACCAATGACTTGTTTGATTTTCAG CTTGTGCCGGCCATGGTTGGGATGTTTGTATACAAGGCTGCTGCTCTAGTGCAAGTTTACAGAGACAATAAAGAGTTAGGCTTTGAATTTCCAGAAGATTATTAA